A single window of Sneathiella limimaris DNA harbors:
- a CDS encoding NAD(P)H-dependent flavin oxidoreductase: MSETPSTEGLEALNNAWERGCTFLGTEYAILGGAMSWVSERNLVAAISNAGGFGVIACGAMTPDLLDAEIKATKELTTKPFGVNLITMHPELDTLVDICLENNVGHVVLAGGLPSKDTIARVKEGGAKIICFTPTLALGKKLVRSGVDALVIEGMEAGGHIGPVSTSVLAQEILPNITDVPIFVAGGIGRGEAIANYLRMGAAGVQLGTRFVCAEECVAHPDFKRAFIRASARDAITTVQVDPQFPVIPVRALGNEGSKKFIETQHEVIAKYRAGEMDMESAQLAIEHYWAGALRRAVIDGDVEHGSVMAGQSVGMVKKEQPTSEILQELVTQAADALVNPVGRKVDA, encoded by the coding sequence ATGAGTGAAACACCATCGACTGAAGGGCTTGAGGCCCTGAATAACGCCTGGGAGCGTGGCTGCACGTTTCTGGGAACAGAATATGCAATCCTTGGCGGAGCCATGTCCTGGGTTTCCGAGCGGAACCTGGTTGCAGCGATCTCAAACGCCGGTGGTTTTGGCGTCATTGCATGTGGTGCCATGACGCCTGACTTGCTGGATGCTGAAATCAAGGCAACCAAAGAGCTGACAACGAAGCCATTTGGGGTTAATCTAATTACCATGCATCCAGAGCTGGATACCCTGGTGGATATCTGCCTGGAAAACAACGTGGGCCATGTTGTTCTGGCGGGGGGCTTGCCTTCCAAAGACACGATTGCCCGGGTCAAAGAGGGGGGAGCAAAGATCATTTGCTTTACGCCGACTTTGGCGCTTGGCAAGAAACTGGTTCGCTCCGGTGTGGATGCGTTGGTTATTGAGGGAATGGAAGCTGGTGGTCATATCGGACCGGTATCCACCAGTGTGCTGGCGCAGGAAATTCTGCCCAATATCACGGATGTGCCAATTTTTGTGGCCGGTGGTATTGGACGGGGTGAAGCGATTGCCAATTACCTGCGGATGGGCGCTGCCGGTGTTCAGCTTGGAACCCGCTTTGTCTGTGCAGAAGAATGTGTTGCACATCCAGACTTTAAACGGGCCTTTATTCGGGCGAGTGCCAGAGATGCGATCACAACAGTTCAGGTTGATCCGCAATTTCCGGTCATTCCCGTTCGTGCTCTTGGAAATGAGGGATCCAAGAAGTTCATCGAAACCCAGCATGAGGTGATAGCCAAGTACCGTGCGGGCGAGATGGATATGGAAAGTGCGCAGCTCGCTATTGAACATTACTGGGCCGGAGCTTTGCGCCGGGCAGTTATTGATGGCGATGTGGAGCATGGCTCTGTCATGGCAGGTCAAAGTGTTGGCATGGTCAAGAAGGAACAGCCGACAAGTGAAATCCTGCAGGAGCTGGTTACACAAGCTGCGGACGCATTGGTGAACCCTGTTGGCAGGAAGGTTGATGCCTAA